A genomic window from Corticium candelabrum chromosome 8, ooCorCand1.1, whole genome shotgun sequence includes:
- the LOC134182927 gene encoding uncharacterized protein LOC134182927 produces the protein MTASETTLSRFASFSARAVGAETIRMYLSAVRHFHIQEEYVDPLQTTPRLQFVLRSIRRSQKTSHNRPLRRPITLPVLRSLKTSLHLWPQLCRRDKLMYWEAFTTAFFGFMRVSQFTAASDTSFNEQTLRGKKVQFKEDMVVLHLRMSKSDPFHHDCNVVLAPTGGPVCPVHALKQYLAVRWMDVGLLLFCFQSEAFLSRDRLSFQLRSLLDNVGIESSSYTSHSFRIGAASSAAAPGLPEHLIQRMGRWTSECFKTYVRSNIQVLQSAVCRMSERK, from the coding sequence ATGACGGCTTCAGAGACCACACTTTCAAGATTCGCATCGTTCAGCGCAAGGGCAGTTGGAGCGGAGACTATCAGGATGTATTTATCGGCAGTGCGTCACTTTCACATCCAGGAAGAGTACGTCGACCCGCTCCAAACGACACCTCGTTTGCAGTTCGTTCTCCGCAGCATACGGAGATCACAAAAGACTTCCCACAATAGACCACTTCGACGCCCGATCACGTTGCCAGTTCTTAGGAGTTTGAAGACGTCCCTGCACCTATGGCCTCAGCTGTGCCGCAGAGATAAGTTAATGTATTGGGAAGCATTCACAACAGCTTTCTTCGGTTTCATGCGGGTCTCACAATTTACAGCAGCAAGCGACACGTCCTTCAACGAGCAGACATTACGAGGAAAAAAAGTTCAGTTTAAGGAGGACATGGTAGTGCTCCACTTACGAATGTCCAAGTCAGACCCTTTTCATCACGACTGCAATGTAGTACTGGCTCCCACAGGGGGTCCCGTGTGCCCTGTACATGCTCTCAAACAGTATTTGGCAGTCCGGTGGATGGACGTTGGCTTACTGCTCTTCTGCTTCCAGTCAGAAGCATTTCTGTcgagagacagactttctttTCAACTGCGATCTTTACTGGATAACGTGGGTATAGAATCGAGCTCATACACCTCGCACAGTTTTCGAATTGGAGCAGCTTCTAGTGCAGCGGCACCTGGATTACCAGAGCATTTGATCCAAAGGATGGGCCGTTGGACCTCTGAGTGCTTCAAGACGTATGTGAGATCGAATATTCAAGTGTTGCAGTCTGCGGTGTGTCGCATGAGTGAGCGAAAATAG